The sequence GACGAGGGATCCCGGCACGCCGGAATGCTGCTCACGCGACGCGCGGCCGCGGCCGGTGACCTGCGCGAGCTGCAACGGATCTCCGACGCCGGATATGAAGAGGCCGGAACGGAGCTGGAGCGGCTGCTGCGGGCACCGGGCGGTCGTCAGGACTGACGATCCGCCCGGCTGCCGCACCTGCCGCCATCCTGTATCTCACCGTGCCTGTATCTCACCGTGACGATATGGAGAATCCCAAGCGGCGGCGAACGTGCCCTCGTGTGGCCTTAGGCGCCGATGTCCCGGCGCCGGTGGTCCTCCAAAGCTTCCCGCCGGACGAGGAGCCGGGCCGTGTCCTCGTGGACGGCTACGACGGCGGGGCGGCCGACCAGGTTGTATCCGGAGGCCATGGACAGCTGGTAGGCACCGGCCACCGGTACGGCGAGCAGGTCGCCGGGGTGGATGTCGCCCGGCAGCTGGACGTCGGAGGCGAGGATGTCGCCCGCCTCGCAGTGCCGCCCGACGACGGTGGCCGTACGGGGCCCGGCCGCCGAGTGGCGGCCGACGAGCCGGGGTGCGTACCGCACCCCGTACAGGGCGGGGCGCGGGTTGTCGATCATGTCGCCGTCGACGGCGACGAACACGTTCTCGCCGGTGTGCTTGACGGTGAGCACCCGGTAGAGGGCGACTCCGGCGGGGCCCACGACGGCCCGTCCGGGTTCGACGGCGAGCCGGGGCACGGGCAGTCCGGCGGCGGCGCAGCCGTCGACGAGTTCGGTACGCATCCGCCGGGCGAGCGCGGTGAGGTCGAGGGCGGGTTCGCCCGGCTGGTAGGCGATGCCGTGGCCGCCGCCCATGTCCAGCTCGGGCAGGACCAGGCCGTGGGTGTCACGGATGCGGGCCATGAGCCCGATCATGCGGCGCAGGGCGACCAGGTAGGGCTTCACCTCGGATATCTGGGATCCGATGTGGCAGTGCAAGCCGGTCAGTTCGAGCCGCGGCTGGCCCAGGATCCGGGTGACGGCGTGCTGTGCGCCGCCGTCGGTGAGGGAGAGCCCGAACTTCTGGTCCTCCCTTCCGGTTCGGATCTTGTCGTGGCCGCCGGCCAAGACGCCCGGGACCACCCGCACCATCACCTTCTGGCGGCCGCCTGGGCCGACGGCGGCGGCGATCCTGGCGATCTCGGACGGGCTGTCGATGACGATCCGTCCGACACCGAGGCGCAGGGCGGCCTCAGGGTCGTGGGGGGACTTGGCGTTTCTGTGCAGCACGATGCGCTCGGGCGGGAATCCGGTGGTGACGGCGAGTTCCAGCTCCCCGGCCGAGCATACGTCCAGGCCCAGCCCCTCCTCCTGGACCCATCGGACCATGGCGCGGGAGAGGAACGCCTTGGCGGCGTACAGCACGTCCGCGTCGGGGAAGGCGTCGCGATACGTCCGGCACCGCCCGCGGACCTCGCCCTCGTCCAGTACGTAGACGGGGGTGGCGAAGCGCTCGGCGATCTCGGTGAGGGAGACTCCGCCGACGGCCAGGTCGCCGTGGGGGAGCGGCCTCGTGGACGCGGGCCATACGGACAGCTCACCGGCGGCGGGCATCTCAGGGAGAACGGCGATGGTCATGTTCCGCTCCCCTTCAGGCCGTGCGGGCCGTGGTCTCGGATACCCATGTGAGCGGTGCTCCGGTGGGTCCGGCATCCGCCGTGGGGACCGGGGGCGCGGTGAGGGCCGGGTCGACGGTCAGCAGGGACGCGCTGAGCGGCCGGGCCATCGCACGGGCGGCCTCGGAGAGCCGGATTTAGGGCTGGGCCGTACCGAGCGTGGCGGCCAGCCGTTCCGGGCTGGTGAAACCGACGGCGGTACGGGTTCCCATCGGGGTGCGGAACAGCCGCACGACGACGTGCGCTTCTCCCGGCCGGGCGGGCACGTACAGAGGCCCGGCCGGGCCCTGTTCCTCGGGCTCGGAGTCGGATTCGTCGTACTGGAACAAGCACATGGGGCCCTCCTCGGGGAACCAACGAGTGACAGGTCACGCCCCGGCGCGGGGAGGCGGTCCGGGACGTGCAACCGAAGCTATCCCCGCCCCAGCGCCCCGGCGGCCACCCCGTAACGGGACCCATACGGCCACCGACCCACTCCATACGCATCACTGACGGCAGGACCTGGAGTCCATCAGGAGTGCGTCAGGGTTGTGGACCTCTCCGCCAGAAGTCCGTGAAGGACATGGCTCCGCCGTGCCTCGTGGCGTTTCCATCGGGACCGGTGACCGGACGGCGAGGAGAGAGAACAGGTCGTGCGAAGAGTCGTGGTCGGCGTGACCGGCACCTTGGGGAGTCTGGCAGCCCTGCACAGGGCAGCCGCAGAGGCCCGCGCACGGGATGCGGAGCTGCGAGTCGTCCTGGCGTGGCAATCGCCGGGCGGTGAACTCGGCAGCCGGAACGGCCTCAGCCCCTCCGCCCTGGCGGAATGCCGTACGGCTGCCGTCGAAAGACTTCGCGAGGTGCTCGACACGGCGTTCCGTGCGGTGAAGCCCGGAGTCGCCCTCGCGGGCCTCACCGTACGGCGCACCCCCGGCGCCGTCCTGGTGGACACCGCCCGTGACGTGGAGGACCTCTTGGTCGTAGGCACCGGCTCACGTACTCCGTTGCGCCGCCTCCCGCACCCGCCCTCGCCTGCGCTCTGCGCTCCGCAGGAGCAAGAGCGGCGGCGTTGCCTTCGCGCCATTCGTTTGAGCGGCAGCGGCTGGAAGCCGGTCGCGAAGTACCCGGAGGACGGAAGCCGTTGGGGGACGGTTGGACCGGATCGAGGCCGGCGATCCACTCCACCAAGCGGTGTCGGCCCGCGCATGGCGGCCGCCGTGGTGAGGTATAGGCCGAGCGTCCTCGATCGTCCGTTTCATTCGGCGATCTCTGTCCGTTCCCACCACTCGTAGACCGCCAGTCGTCCCTCCGGGCTGTCCTGGTGCCGCGACGTGTTCTTGAAATGCTCGTACCCGCCGCGGTGTGGAATCTTCAGGTCTTGTCCGGGGTCGGAGATCGAAACGATCCGCTCGGGCAGATCGTCCGGGCCGCCCTCAAGCACTGCCTTGGTCGCCATGCTTCCAGTCTTCCCAACCGCGGGCCCGCTCGCATCATGAGGTCGGCACTGGCGTGCCTCAGCACCACCGGCAGCGCCCCGCTCCGACGCGGTGACGGGGCAGGGTCGGTTTGTGGACACGGAGTACGCAATGTGGAGGGGGGCCGACCGAACGGCAGGGGGGCAGGGTCAAACGCCCCGGCGCCGAGCATCGGTTTGGGACCTGGTCCTCACCTGGGAGCGGAGGGATCGGGCCGTGTCCAGGTCGAAGGGCTCGGTGCTGGGGGTGAGCATCGCTGCGGCGGCTGCGGCCACCCCCGACGCGGCGGCGCTGACGGGATCCTCTCCGGCGGCCAGCTGTGTGATGAGGGCGGCGACCATGCTGTCTCCCGCCCCGGCGTCGCTCAGGGGCTCGCCAGGCAGCGGCGGCGCGTAGAGCTCGGTGTGGCCGTGGCCGGTCGAGCACAGTGCGCCCAGCTCTCCGAGGGTGGTGACGGCGATCTCGGCGGCCCCTGTGGCGATCAGGTGCTCGTTGAGAGCCCGGGCGTCGTCGAAGCCACGGACCGGCCGGCCGGTCAGGCTCTCGGCCTCTGTGCGGTTGCACCTGAGCAGGAACACGCCCTCCGCGAGTGCTCCGCGAAGCGCCGGACCGGAGGTGTCCAGGACCAGTCGGGATCCGGCTTCCCTGACGCGGCGGGCGGCGACCGCGTAGAAGTCGTCGGGCAAGCCGCCGGGCAGGCTGCCGCTGGCCACGACGTACGGGCAGTTGCCGACGGCCTGCACCAGCGCATCCAGGGATCGCCGCCCCTCGTGGTCGTGCAGGTGCGGGCCGGGCGGCACGATGTGGTAGCCGCGCCTCGATTCGGCCTCGAACAGCACGAGTGCTTCGCGGGTGCCGTCGTCGATGTCGATGGCGACGTGGTCGACGCCCTCTTCGTCCAGCAGTCGGTTCAGGCGCAGGCCGACCTCGCCTCCGGCGGTGTGGACGGCGGTGGCTCGTCCTCCGAGCCGCACGACATGACGGGCGACGTTGATCCCTCCGCCCCCGGCGGCCACCGACCTGACCCGGGCACGGTTCTTGCCGATGACCTCCAGGTGCCCGACCTCCCAGCAGAGATCGACCGCAGGATTCATCGTCAAGGTGAGGATCGCCCGCTCGGACGCACTCTCCGATCCTCCTGCGCCGTGGGTACTCTTGGCTGTGGTGGGTTCCGGCGTCCCGGCCGTCCTCATCGCGGAACCCAGGTGGTCGCGCTGACCCCTTCCCAACACACCGTCCGCTGGGCACGGCACCGCTCACTGCAGACTGAGGAAATCGGGGCCTGTTCCCACGCGCTGCGGTCGATCCCGATCCCTGCCGCTGCCAAGAATATCTTCGGCTCCTGACCACGGTGCCGACCGTTGGACACGTGGAGCCTGGCAACGCCCGCTGTCCTCTCGCACAGGTTCACGGAGGCCGCATCCCGCCCCGTGCCGTACCTGCTTGCGCCTCGGGAACGGTGACCGTGAGCGCATCGTCGGCCGGAGCCGTACCGGCGTCCTCGCTCTTCACCGCCGAGGGGAGCGTGGCCTGGTACCCGCATCGGCCGGAGCGGCGTGTGCCGCGCCCGTGGCGCGCCGAAGAACGGGTGCGTGCGGCCGAAGAAGGCGTCCGGCTCCACCGGGCCACCGGTCCGGCGCCGCGCGGGAAGCGTCATCGCACTCACCTCCGTGGACAGCGACACGTCCGACCCGACTTCCATACTGAAACAGCCTGACGTCACCTGCATGCCGGCCCACGGCTGGGGCCGTTCCTCGGCATCTGGATCTACAGGAGCATCGGGTAGGCGGTGACAACTGCGCCACCTGGGGCAAGAACGTGCGGCCTCGGCCATCTCGTCGTCCAGCTCGGACGGGAACAGCGTTGCATCGGCTTTCTTGGAACGCTTTTGCACTGGGGAACGAACGGTCGAGGCTGTAAGCAGGCCGACGCCCGTTGCGGAGGAACGCGGGCTCCGCACTTTGCGGACAAATCGAGCACCGAGCCGGTCGCTGACTGCCGCAGAGGTACGTCCATGCCTTCAGAGGTCGAGCGGAACGTCACGTGTCGTGGGGTCAGATGGGTGTACGGGCGGAGGGGAGGAGCGTGATTCTCCCGGCTCGCCTCTGGGCGAGGAACTACTGTCGCGATAAGCCATCGGTGGTCAGGCGTGCTCGTCCGATGGCTGTTGGTCAGGCTGGGCCGACCAGCTTGCCGGCTCGTCGTCGCCTGAGTCCTCGTCGCGCTCCGCGTCGGCGGCTGTCGCGTGGATCTTGCCCGACGCGTGGTGGACCGGTGCGTATACGGCGTAGAGCTGCAGGGGCTCGTCACCGATGTTGGTGACATTGTGCCAAGTGCCGGCGGGTACGAAGATTGCCCAACCATCCTCGACCTCCTGGTCGAAGTCGAGTCGATCCTTCGCGCGGCCCATCTGGACGCGGCCCCGGCCTGCGTCGAGTCGTAGGAATTGGTCGGTCTCCGGGTGTGCTTCCAAGCCGATGTCCTCACCCACCGGGATCGACATGAGGGTCAACTGAAGATACTTCCCGGACCAGGCGACGGCGCGATAGTCCGTGTTTTCAAGCGTCGCCTTCTCAAGGTCGAAGCTTTGAGGTTCCGGCCCGATGTCCTTGATGGTCATCTTCTCTCCCGGTCGACGAAGGCGGTACGCGGTCGCGGTCTTGACCAGCGCACGTCGACATTCTCAGAGCCCTGGGCGTTTCTGGCCACAGTGCGCGAGCTGCTACCGCACGAGCAACCGGTTGTGACCAGTTGCCGCATTCCGCCGTGCGCGCAGTCGATGACGGTCTTGCCGGCCATGCGCCGACGCGGCACCTCCATGATCGAGTGCTTGTCCGCGCACTCCGGCACAATCCGCGACTCCTGAATCAGAGCCTGCGTCGTTGCGCGACAACGCACCCCCCGGCACAGCCTGCTGGGCATCGATTATCGGCTCCTGGCGCTACTGCGGAACAGGACTCCTACCCGCCAGGATGACACTTTGCGTGATGTTTCGCGCCATGGGTGTCACCTGGCATGGTGGGCGACTGACACCGGGACGCGGGTGGCCGGGTCGGCGTGCGGGCCATGCGCGCACCACCCACGATGGGCGACGCACCCATCCACTACCGCCCGTCAGGAGCACCCATGCTGGAGCGCACGCTGCGCAAGGACCGCACCGAGGTCACCTTCATCCTTCCCGCCGACAACCCGTCGGGGCCGGTCAGACGTGGCGGTCGCATTCACTTCCTGACGTCACGTCGTTGAGCAGCCGGAATTCGTGGTCCATGGCCGCCCGGCACCGCACCTGATTGCCTTGTCGGAGGTTCTCGAGTCCGTACGGTGCGCAGGAGCACCTCCGCCTTGCGATGTCGGGGACCGGACCCGCCCTGTACGCGAGGTGAGGCTCGATTCCGGCCGATTGACGGATGTTGTCGGACCGTGAGCCGCATGCATGGCTAGGGTGAATTTCCCTCAACTAGCTTCTTGGAGACGGAACATGCGCATATCAGCCCTGTCTGTCACCGCTGCGGCAATGGCCGCGACGATAGCGGGAGGAGCAGTCCCGGCCGCTGCTGACACGTTGGTCAGTACGGTCAACCTGGAGGCCGGCGCCGGCCTCCACCGCAATTCCGCGACTGTGACCTATGAGCGCGTCGACGGCGCGGTGAACTCGGTCAAGATCATCTCGCTGCAGGCCTTCTCCGGCGAGCCCGACTGCGTCTGGGTGGAGTGGAACGATCCGAAGGACGTGGGGGACGGCTGGACCGCCCTCAATTCAGAGCCTCCATGTCACGGCGGCAGCCTCGGGGAGACGATCAACCAGATCATCAAGGCGCCCAAGGGATATCAGCTCAAGATCCGCCTGGTTGCCTACCACGACGGAGGGATCGAAGTGATCCACAAGGACATCGCAAAGCTCTAACCGGACCGTGCGGAGACACCGGACGCCGAAGGCGGTCCGGTGTCTCCGCACCACCAGAAGACACGGGGGACCTTCGGGCCCGTGCCCGGGTCACTCACACGCCGTGCGTATTGCCCGTGACGGCGTCGGTCGGCAAGGCGCACTCAGGCCATCCACACCGCATGGTCAGCCGTTCTTGAGCATCTCGCGCATCTGGGTGATCTCGGCGGTCTGGGAGGTGATGATGTCGTCGGCAAGGGTCTTGGCGGGGCCGTAGAGACCTTGCCGCTGCTCTGTTTCCGCCATGTCGATCGCGCCTTCGTGGTGCTCGATCATATGGATCAGGAACATGGTGTCGAAGGCATTGCCCCGCGCGCTCCCGATGCGGTTGAGGTCCTCGTCGTCCATCATGCCGGGCAGGGCGGAGTCGTCATCGCCGTGTCCCATCCCGTCCATGCCTCCCATGCCGGCGGGCACTTTCTCGCCCCATGCCCTCAGCCAGCCGGCCATGGCGTCGATTTCCGGCTGCTGCGCCTTCTTGATCCTCTCGGCGAGGGCCTTGACCGCGTCGGAGGCGCCGTGGGACTGGGCCATGTCGGACATGACGATGGCCTGGCGGTGGTGGGGGATCATCCCTTGTGCGAAGGCGACGTCCGCCTTGTTGTGCTGTTCGGCCTCGGACGGAGCCGGGGTGGTCGTGGAAGTACCGGCAGCGGTGCCGGCAGTGTTCGTACTGTCGTCGGTGCCGCAGGCCCCGAGGATCAGGCCGAGGGCGGCCGCGGTGGCGGCCAGGGCCGCACGACGCGGTACGGATCGGTTCGTGTTCATTTCGCTGACTCCAGTGATCGAGTGCGGAGGGAACGGGCACTGCGGGGAAGGCGCGTCGCAGGAGGAGTCCCTATATCCGCAGGAGCTGGAGTTCGGCGAGCGAGGGTGGCGCCCGTCTTCCGGCGGCTTCGTAGGCCGCTGAGAGCAGGTTCGGCACGGGGGCAACGGCATCGGCGTCGTCGTGCTCTGTGCCGGTGATGGGTACGTTGTCCGGTGCGGTGATGTCGGGGGCACTGGGCAGGGACCCGGAGGCGCACATCGTGTCCGCGTGGCTGATGTGGCGGCCCGTGTCGTGGTCGTCGTGGGGGCATAGGTAGTGCGGACCGGCATCTGTCGTCGCCACGTGGTGGGACGTGTGCTGCTCGACGGTGACCGGCGACGGCAGAGCGGCCGTAGGGCTCAGGGCGTGCATACCGAGCAGCCCGACGGTGAGGGCCAGGACGAGCATCATGGTGAGCCGCATCAGCACCCGTGGTGCAGTGCGGGGCTCGCGGCCGGTCATATCTCCCAGCGTAGGGCGCGCCCGCGAAGGGCGCCCCGGGACAGCTCTCAGCCCCGCCCGCCGCCTCCGCCCACCGGATCCGTTCGCTGAGGGCGGGGCAGGTGGAGGCGCTTGAGCGCGAGGGCGTTGACGGCGACGATGATGCTGGACCCGGACATGGACAGGGCGGCGATCTCGGGGCGGAGGATCAGGCCCGTAGCGGGTTCGAAGACTCCGGCGGCGATGGGCAGGGCGATGGCGTTGTAGCCGATGGCCCAGCCGAGGTTCTGGCGCATCTTGCGCGAGGTGCCCCGGCCGATACGCAGGGCGGTGGGGACGTCCAGGGGGTCGGAGCGCATCAGAACGAGGTCGGCGGTCTCGATGGCGACGTCGGTGCCGGCTCCGATCGCGATGCCCAGGTCGGCCTGGGCGAGGGCGGGCGCGTCGTTGACACCGTCACCGACCATGGCGACCGTGCGGCCGCCCTGTTGTAGTTCGCCGATCTTGGCGGCCTTGTCGCCGGGGAGGACGTCGGCGATGACGGTGTTGATCCCCAGGCGCTGCGCGATCCGTTCGGCGGTCGCCCGGTTGTCGCCCGTGAGCATGACGACCTCGACGCCGAGGCTGTGGAGGTCGGCCACCGCTGCCGGGGAAGTCTCCCGCAGGGCGTCGGCGATCCCGATGAGGGCCGCCGCCCGGCCGTCGACAGCGGCGATGACGACGGTGCGGCCGGTGGCGACAAGTTCCTTGCGCCGGCCGCTCAGGGGCCCGAGGTCGACGCCTTCACGTTCGATCAGGCGGCGGTTTCCGACCGCGACCCGGTGGCCGTCGACCACGGCCGTCGCGCCGTGGCCCGGTACGTTCTCGAACCGGTGGGCCCTCGCGGCGGCGACGCCGCGCGTGGCGGCGTACCGTACGACCGCAGCGGCCAGCGGATGCTCCGATTCCTGCTCGACGGCCGCGACCAGCCGCAGCACCTCGTCCTCGTCGCCGCCGCGGACGCTGATCACGTCGGTGACTTCGGGTTCGCCTTTGGTGAGGGTGCCGGTCTTGTCCATGACCACGGTGCGGATGCCTGCAGATGCCTCCAGGGCCATGGCGTTCTTGAACAGCACGCCCCGCTGGGCGCCCAGCCCGGTCCCGACCATGATCGCGGTGGGGGTGGCCAGGCCCAGTGCGTCCGGGCAGGTGATGACGACCACGGTGATGGCGAAGAGCATGGCCTCGCCGAAGGGCCGGTCGGTGGCGAGCAGCCATACGGCCAGGGTGAGCGCGCCGCCGACAAGGGCGACGAGCACGAGCCAGAAGGCGGCCCGGTCGGCGAGCCGCTGACCGGGAGCCTTGGAGTTCTGGGCCTCCTGGACGAGCTTGACGATCTGGGCCAGCGCCGTGTCCGCACCGACCTTGGTCGCCCGCACCCGCAGTGTGCCGTTGGCGTTGAGGGTGGCGCCGACAACCGGGGAGCCGGGGCCCTTGTGTACGGGCATGCTCTCCCCGGTCACGGTCGACTCGTCGACCTCGCTCTCACCCTCCTCCACGATCCCGTCCGCGGCGACTTTCGTCCCGGGGCGTACGAGCAGCAGATCCCCGACGACCACCTCGGCGGTGGCGACCTCCACGGGCCCGCCGTCCCGCAGAACCACGGCCTTCGACGGGGCGAGGTCCAGGAGGGTGCGAATGGCATCGTTGGCACCGCCGCGGGCACGCATCTCGAACCAGTGGCCCAGCAGGACGAAGGAGGCCAGCACGGTGGCTGCCTCGTAGAAGACGTCCCCGCCCCCGGTGAGGGTGACGATCAGCGAGTACAGCCAGCCGGCACCGACGGCGACCGCCACGAGCACCATCATGTCCAATGTCCGGGCACGCAGGGCCCGTACTGCGCCGACGAAGAAGATCGAGCAGGAGTAGAAGATCACCGGCAGGCTCAGCAACAGTGCCCACACGTCCTGGCGCAGGCCGAACGGAACGGGTGCGTGCCAGCCGAAGACCTCCTCGCCGATCGGCGACCAGACAACGATCGGGACGGAGAACGCCACCGCGACCAGGAAGCGGTGGCGCATGTCGGCGACCATCGCCGCCATAGACATCTCGCCGTGGCCGTCGTGCTCCTTCGCCTCGTCGTGCGAGCGCGCGCCTGCTGTGGTCACGGGCGTCGTCTGCGGGCGCTGCGGCGCAGCCGTGAAGCCGGGCGGGTCCGGTTCCTGCATCGGATCGCAGATGTGGGAGGGCACCGACTGGCCTGCGCAGTGGTAGCCGCATTCGGTCACCCATGCGCGCAGCTCGGCGAGCGAGGTCCGCCGAGGGTCGAACACGACCGTGGCCGACTGCGCCACCGGGTTGACCTCGACGTCGAGCACGCCTGGCCGACGGCCCAGTACGGCCGCGACGGTGCTCTGCTGGCTCGCGCGCACCATGCCCCGCACATCCAGCACCGCCGTGCTGCGCTCCTTGCCCGTAGTGCGGTGGTCTGCGGGGTGCGCCATGCTCCCGTTCGCCTCCCGGATGGGGTCTGCTCCGCCTGTACAGAAGCCTGCGCTCCTGGTGAGGGCGCCGCAACGGCTGCTGCCGCGCGAGGAGCCGGTGGCGCTGCCGTGACCTGCTCTGCACCAGCAGCGGGGAGACGCTGGTCCTGCTCCTGACCGGCGGCGTGTTGTCATTCGGGCGGGCGGGGTCCTGGGCGCACACTTCTCGCATGCCCCAGGACGAGGCGCTGACCATCCCTCCCGAACCGCTGTTGCAAGTGATCGCCAACCTCGCGCGGTTCCATCGAGAACACGAGCAGTTCTACTCGCAGGCTCCGTTGCGGCAGGCGGACGAGCTTCAGTCGAGGTCCCGGGCACTGAAGTCGCTGGCAGGCCGGTGGAGCGTGACCGACGTCGGTGAGTCGGCAGGGAATCCTTTCGCCGGTGCGGAGGATCTGAACGCCCCCGGGCTCGTCGCGGAGTCGGGGATCCTCTTCATGGAAGGGGAGGACGAGCCCGTCGAGCTCCAGCGGCTGAAGCGGGATGTCAGGGAGCTTGCGGAGGACAGCGACCGGACCGGAATCTGGCTCGCACACGCCATGGAGCAGTCGTGGGAGGCCGTCGGCCTGCTGGCAGCCTATCCGGCGCTTGCCGATCTGCTCGGGGAGCGCCATCGCATCATCGCCAACGACTGGCAGTCGGCGGGGCTGCTGGCGCTGGTGGCCAGGCTGCTGCGCCGCTCCCTTGACCTGTTGGACCGGGTCACGTTCTCTCCTGCGGCGCTGCGGTCCGACCTCCGGTCCGAGCGGAACGCCCCCGCCTACCTCTACTCGGCGTCCGAGCTGCTCGACCGAGCGGCGGACCTCCTCGCGGAATCGGCAACACTCGTGCGCGACAACGAGCGGCGCTGGCGCGTGTTCGGCACCCGGATTCACCGGCTGCGGTCCGGGTGAGGCGGGTTCCTCATGGGGATGCCGCCGAGAGGGAAGCCAGGGACGATCGCGGTGTGCTTGCGTACCTGCCGCGTCGGATCGGTTGTAGATCCGTTCACCGCGCTGCCGCGGATGGCCGGATGATGTGCCCGCTGGTACGCGACCAACCATCCGGTTGGCGACCATCGGAGGGAGGCGCGTGGCCGACCCGTTGCGTGGGCTCGCGGAGTACGACCCAGCGCGACCTCCGCTTCCGTGTCCATGGGGCGGGCACGGATGTCACCTCCGGTGCGCCGACCACGGACCGCGCGAGGCCGGGGGTCATGGCGAAATATCGGCCTCGCGCGGCTTCCGGATGGTTGTCAGGCCAGGGTGAGGAAGAGCTTTTCGAGTTCTTCCTCGGTCATGGGCGCCTGGCTCTCATCGGCGTTGTTCATGCACTGGCGCATGCCGCTGGCGACGATTTTGAATCCGGCGCGGTCGAGTGCCTTGGAGACGGCGGCGAGCTGGGTGACGACGTCCTTGCAGTCCCGCCCGGCTTCGATCATGGCGATGACACCGGCGAGCTGCCCCTGGGCGCGGCGCAGTCGGTTGAGGACTGAGCTGACCGCGTCGTCGTCGACCTTCACCGGGTACCTCCTGATGGGTGTGCTGTCCGTGTCCATGGTACCCCAGGGGGTATTTACCTCCGGGGTCGGTGATCGAGGAGGGCTGCCAGTGTGGCATCGATGTCGCCATGCCGCGGACGGTTGTGGGGGAGTTTGGCGAGGACGGCAGCCATGCCGCAGCTGTTGGTGAGGGCGGAGAAGGCCAGTCCGCCGGCGACGGCGGCGGAGATGAGCTGGAAGGCGGGGTGGAGCAGGCCGAGCCCGAGGCCCGCGAGGACGAGAGCGCCGGCGGTCAGGCGGACCTGGCGTTCCATGCCCCATGTGGTGCGCGAGCCTTGCTCGGGGCGGTGGAGGTCATGGCCCGCGGCGGCCCAGGCGCCGGTGCCCCCGGCGAGGGT comes from Streptomyces virginiae and encodes:
- the lysA gene encoding diaminopimelate decarboxylase, coding for MTIAVLPEMPAAGELSVWPASTRPLPHGDLAVGGVSLTEIAERFATPVYVLDEGEVRGRCRTYRDAFPDADVLYAAKAFLSRAMVRWVQEEGLGLDVCSAGELELAVTTGFPPERIVLHRNAKSPHDPEAALRLGVGRIVIDSPSEIARIAAAVGPGGRQKVMVRVVPGVLAGGHDKIRTGREDQKFGLSLTDGGAQHAVTRILGQPRLELTGLHCHIGSQISEVKPYLVALRRMIGLMARIRDTHGLVLPELDMGGGHGIAYQPGEPALDLTALARRMRTELVDGCAAAGLPVPRLAVEPGRAVVGPAGVALYRVLTVKHTGENVFVAVDGDMIDNPRPALYGVRYAPRLVGRHSAAGPRTATVVGRHCEAGDILASDVQLPGDIHPGDLLAVPVAGAYQLSMASGYNLVGRPAVVAVHEDTARLLVRREALEDHRRRDIGA
- a CDS encoding SAV_915 family protein, yielding MCLFQYDESDSEPEEQGPAGPLYVPARPGEAHVVVRLFRTPMGTRTAVGFTSPERLAATLGTAQP
- a CDS encoding universal stress protein produces the protein MVGVTGTLGSLAALHRAAAEARARDAELRVVLAWQSPGGELGSRNGLSPSALAECRTAAVERLREVLDTAFRAVKPGVALAGLTVRRTPGAVLVDTARDVEDLLVVGTGSRTPLRRLPHPPSPALCAPQEQERRRCLRAIRLSGSGWKPVAKYPEDGSRWGTVGPDRGRRSTPPSGVGPRMAAAVVRYRPSVLDRPFHSAISVRSHHS
- a CDS encoding DUF5988 family protein, producing MATKAVLEGGPDDLPERIVSISDPGQDLKIPHRGGYEHFKNTSRHQDSPEGRLAVYEWWERTEIAE
- a CDS encoding 1-phosphofructokinase family hexose kinase, whose translation is MRTAGTPEPTTAKSTHGAGGSESASERAILTLTMNPAVDLCWEVGHLEVIGKNRARVRSVAAGGGGINVARHVVRLGGRATAVHTAGGEVGLRLNRLLDEEGVDHVAIDIDDGTREALVLFEAESRRGYHIVPPGPHLHDHEGRRSLDALVQAVGNCPYVVASGSLPGGLPDDFYAVAARRVREAGSRLVLDTSGPALRGALAEGVFLLRCNRTEAESLTGRPVRGFDDARALNEHLIATGAAEIAVTTLGELGALCSTGHGHTELYAPPLPGEPLSDAGAGDSMVAALITQLAAGEDPVSAAASGVAAAAAAMLTPSTEPFDLDTARSLRSQVRTRSQTDARRRGV
- a CDS encoding cupin domain-containing protein, encoding MTIKDIGPEPQSFDLEKATLENTDYRAVAWSGKYLQLTLMSIPVGEDIGLEAHPETDQFLRLDAGRGRVQMGRAKDRLDFDQEVEDGWAIFVPAGTWHNVTNIGDEPLQLYAVYAPVHHASGKIHATAADAERDEDSGDDEPASWSAQPDQQPSDEHA
- a CDS encoding DUF305 domain-containing protein, giving the protein MNTNRSVPRRAALAATAAALGLILGACGTDDSTNTAGTAAGTSTTTPAPSEAEQHNKADVAFAQGMIPHHRQAIVMSDMAQSHGASDAVKALAERIKKAQQPEIDAMAGWLRAWGEKVPAGMGGMDGMGHGDDDSALPGMMDDEDLNRIGSARGNAFDTMFLIHMIEHHEGAIDMAETEQRQGLYGPAKTLADDIITSQTAEITQMREMLKNG
- a CDS encoding DUF6153 family protein, whose amino-acid sequence is MTGREPRTAPRVLMRLTMMLVLALTVGLLGMHALSPTAALPSPVTVEQHTSHHVATTDAGPHYLCPHDDHDTGRHISHADTMCASGSLPSAPDITAPDNVPITGTEHDDADAVAPVPNLLSAAYEAAGRRAPPSLAELQLLRI
- a CDS encoding heavy metal translocating P-type ATPase; this encodes MAHPADHRTTGKERSTAVLDVRGMVRASQQSTVAAVLGRRPGVLDVEVNPVAQSATVVFDPRRTSLAELRAWVTECGYHCAGQSVPSHICDPMQEPDPPGFTAAPQRPQTTPVTTAGARSHDEAKEHDGHGEMSMAAMVADMRHRFLVAVAFSVPIVVWSPIGEEVFGWHAPVPFGLRQDVWALLLSLPVIFYSCSIFFVGAVRALRARTLDMMVLVAVAVGAGWLYSLIVTLTGGGDVFYEAATVLASFVLLGHWFEMRARGGANDAIRTLLDLAPSKAVVLRDGGPVEVATAEVVVGDLLLVRPGTKVAADGIVEEGESEVDESTVTGESMPVHKGPGSPVVGATLNANGTLRVRATKVGADTALAQIVKLVQEAQNSKAPGQRLADRAAFWLVLVALVGGALTLAVWLLATDRPFGEAMLFAITVVVITCPDALGLATPTAIMVGTGLGAQRGVLFKNAMALEASAGIRTVVMDKTGTLTKGEPEVTDVISVRGGDEDEVLRLVAAVEQESEHPLAAAVVRYAATRGVAAARAHRFENVPGHGATAVVDGHRVAVGNRRLIEREGVDLGPLSGRRKELVATGRTVVIAAVDGRAAALIGIADALRETSPAAVADLHSLGVEVVMLTGDNRATAERIAQRLGINTVIADVLPGDKAAKIGELQQGGRTVAMVGDGVNDAPALAQADLGIAIGAGTDVAIETADLVLMRSDPLDVPTALRIGRGTSRKMRQNLGWAIGYNAIALPIAAGVFEPATGLILRPEIAALSMSGSSIIVAVNALALKRLHLPRPQRTDPVGGGGGRG
- a CDS encoding metal-sensitive transcriptional regulator translates to MKVDDDAVSSVLNRLRRAQGQLAGVIAMIEAGRDCKDVVTQLAAVSKALDRAGFKIVASGMRQCMNNADESQAPMTEEELEKLFLTLA
- a CDS encoding rhodanese-like domain-containing protein is translated as MSTPHALSSDQALTRLHELTVLDVRTPGEYATGHLPGALNIPLDQISRALPAIHHAADRGDILVVCASGARSDSACKTLAEHGIDTATLAGGTGAWAAAGHDLHRPEQGSRTTWGMERQVRLTAGALVLAGLGLGLLHPAFQLISAAVAGGLAFSALTNSCGMAAVLAKLPHNRPRHGDIDATLAALLDHRPRR